A genomic window from Chitinophaga pollutisoli includes:
- a CDS encoding C45 family peptidase, giving the protein MAKKKSIWRKIGKVLLYITGFFVLLIVGLFVYLWIVARMPPPDITDKSSLQWQRTRLDSTAYTLGNSWFRKSRSGLYEMYVEGKPFERGVVYGKLAEELVQRQEDHFTEQIGKMIPSRTYQHFLKYLIGWFNRNMDKNVADEFKEEIYGVSFSASPDYDFIGTNYQRIMNYHAAHDIGHALQNLALVGCTSFGTWNDRSEDSSLIIGRNFDFYVGDKFAEDKIVAFYRPEKGHPFMMVTWGGFTGVVSGMNMAGLTVTINAAKSDIPSGSATPVSLVAREILQYAGNIHEAYAIAQKRKMFVSESFLIGSAADNRAAIIEKTPDSIALYDPRGNEISCANHFQSQGLGASEANREQLAGSASPYRYQRLQELLERNGKNSVAKTVSILRDQRGLKDVDIGMGNEKAINQLIAHHAIVFKPKERKVWISTAPWQLGEFVAYDLHTIFSMKGLQSDHEICDSSAIIPKDSFLLTDNYRKFTDFRRLKAAVMDGAAIDVDRITADNPEYYHAWVLAGDYLFKHKQFAKAKTYYQTALTKEIATGPEKEHILRQIEKCDKQR; this is encoded by the coding sequence ATGGCAAAGAAGAAGAGCATCTGGAGGAAAATAGGGAAAGTCCTGCTGTATATCACAGGGTTTTTCGTGCTGCTGATCGTGGGATTGTTTGTGTACCTCTGGATCGTGGCGCGCATGCCGCCGCCGGACATCACGGACAAGAGCAGCCTGCAATGGCAGCGCACCAGGCTGGATTCCACGGCGTATACGCTGGGCAACAGCTGGTTCCGCAAGAGCCGGAGCGGGTTGTATGAAATGTATGTGGAAGGGAAGCCTTTTGAAAGGGGCGTTGTGTACGGAAAGCTGGCCGAAGAGCTGGTGCAGCGCCAGGAAGATCATTTCACCGAACAGATCGGGAAAATGATCCCTTCACGGACGTACCAGCATTTCCTGAAGTACCTCATCGGCTGGTTTAACCGGAACATGGATAAAAACGTGGCGGATGAATTCAAGGAGGAGATTTACGGTGTTTCGTTTTCCGCTTCGCCGGATTATGATTTCATCGGCACCAACTACCAGCGCATCATGAACTACCATGCCGCGCACGACATCGGGCATGCGCTGCAGAACCTGGCGCTGGTGGGCTGTACGTCGTTCGGGACCTGGAACGACCGCTCGGAGGACAGTTCCCTGATCATCGGCCGGAACTTCGATTTTTATGTAGGCGATAAGTTCGCGGAAGACAAAATAGTTGCGTTCTACCGGCCGGAGAAGGGGCATCCGTTCATGATGGTGACCTGGGGTGGATTTACAGGTGTAGTGTCGGGGATGAACATGGCGGGACTGACGGTTACGATCAACGCCGCGAAGAGCGATATCCCTTCGGGATCGGCCACGCCGGTGTCGCTTGTGGCGCGGGAAATCCTGCAATATGCGGGCAACATCCACGAAGCATATGCGATCGCGCAAAAGCGGAAAATGTTCGTGAGCGAATCGTTCCTGATCGGTTCGGCCGCGGATAACCGCGCTGCCATCATCGAGAAAACGCCCGACAGCATTGCCTTGTACGATCCGCGCGGTAACGAGATATCGTGCGCCAACCATTTCCAGAGCCAGGGGCTGGGCGCTTCGGAGGCCAACAGGGAACAGCTGGCGGGCAGCGCTTCGCCTTACCGTTACCAGCGTTTGCAGGAATTGCTGGAAAGGAATGGAAAGAACAGCGTGGCCAAAACCGTGTCGATCCTCCGCGACCAGCGCGGGCTGAAGGATGTGGACATCGGGATGGGGAACGAAAAAGCCATCAATCAGCTGATCGCCCATCACGCCATCGTCTTCAAACCGAAAGAAAGAAAAGTATGGATCTCCACCGCCCCCTGGCAACTCGGCGAGTTCGTGGCCTACGATCTCCATACCATTTTTTCGATGAAAGGCCTGCAGTCAGACCACGAGATCTGCGACAGCAGCGCCATCATCCCCAAAGATTCCTTCCTCCTTACCGACAACTATCGTAAATTCACGGACTTCCGGCGCCTCAAAGCCGCCGTGATGGATGGGGCGGCAATCGATGTGGACAGGATCACGGCCGACAACCCGGAATATTATCATGCCTGGGTGCTCGCCGGCGATTATCTATTCAAACACAAACAATTCGCGAAAGCGAAAACTTATTACCAAACGGCGCTGACGAAAGAAATCGCCACTGGACCGGAAAAGGAGCACATCCTCCGGCAAATTGAAAAATGCGATAAACAAAGATGA
- a CDS encoding FecR domain-containing protein — protein MEIEQIRKVLERYTQGKCTEEEVRIIEQWFASVNRHRSAMIQEEFLQEQLEEVRMRLADHIAASDAPVVPLRPRRRRVWAIAAGAAAMLTGAIAFSFLFTSTPADHPSNPLQSAVQSAPAKSNRVVRNGFVEITTAKGATEKIVLADGSTVNLNAGSRLRYPVSFSGPNRDIYLEEGEAFFKVAEDPRHPFIVHSRGLATTALGTSFNIRAYSREQRITVALLTGKVKVGHAHQQEAVILLPSEQLSFDLQSLAVAKSTFREEDDIVGWKHGVLAFRDASYSEVATELENRYNVTMVNETGNADWTYTGSFRDESLQEIIETICQIKNISYTLKNDTIFLTRKN, from the coding sequence GTGGAAATTGAACAGATCCGAAAAGTCCTGGAACGGTACACGCAGGGGAAATGCACCGAAGAAGAAGTGCGTATCATCGAACAATGGTTTGCCAGTGTAAACCGGCACCGTTCGGCGATGATACAGGAAGAATTCCTGCAGGAGCAGCTGGAAGAAGTGCGGATGCGCCTGGCCGACCACATCGCTGCTTCAGATGCGCCTGTAGTTCCACTGCGCCCGCGCCGCAGGCGTGTGTGGGCCATCGCGGCAGGTGCGGCCGCCATGCTGACCGGCGCCATCGCCTTTTCGTTCCTGTTCACATCCACGCCAGCCGATCATCCTTCCAACCCGCTCCAATCGGCGGTACAATCGGCTCCGGCCAAATCCAACCGCGTGGTCCGCAACGGTTTCGTTGAGATCACCACGGCGAAGGGGGCCACGGAAAAGATTGTACTGGCTGATGGTTCCACCGTGAACCTCAACGCGGGTTCGCGGCTGCGCTATCCTGTAAGTTTCAGCGGTCCCAACCGCGACATATATCTTGAAGAAGGGGAAGCCTTCTTTAAGGTGGCCGAAGACCCCCGCCATCCGTTCATCGTCCACAGCCGCGGCCTGGCCACCACGGCGTTGGGCACCTCCTTCAACATCCGCGCATATTCCCGGGAACAACGCATCACCGTTGCGTTGCTGACGGGTAAGGTAAAAGTGGGCCACGCCCATCAGCAGGAAGCGGTGATCCTGCTGCCAAGCGAGCAACTGAGCTTCGACTTGCAGTCGCTGGCGGTTGCCAAATCCACCTTCCGCGAGGAAGACGATATCGTGGGATGGAAGCACGGCGTACTCGCATTCAGGGACGCCTCGTACAGCGAAGTAGCCACCGAGCTGGAGAACAGGTATAATGTTACGATGGTGAATGAAACGGGGAATGCGGACTGGACTTACACCGGCTCTTTCAGGGACGAGAGCCTGCAGGAAATTATCGAAACCATTTGTCAAATCAAAAACATCAGCTACACACTGAAAAACGACACTATTTTCCTTACCCGCAAAAACTAG
- a CDS encoding DUF6702 family protein, whose translation MGVMLFKWCLPALMAAVHPFYMSVTEIRYNNPQKTLEISVRIFSDDLENVLKKESKQPLDIIHPKNRAAADSLVAQYLRRHLSLQADGKPLQIRYLGYEISEDATWCFLECAPLAPFKKLDLRNDVLYAEHDTQSHMIHVIVNGRRQSTKLDNPSPSATFNF comes from the coding sequence ATGGGAGTAATGTTATTTAAATGGTGCCTGCCTGCGCTGATGGCCGCAGTGCACCCTTTCTACATGAGCGTCACCGAAATACGTTACAACAACCCACAGAAAACCCTGGAAATCAGCGTCCGCATCTTCTCCGACGATCTCGAAAATGTCCTGAAAAAGGAATCCAAACAGCCGTTGGATATCATCCATCCCAAAAACCGCGCAGCGGCGGACTCCCTCGTGGCCCAGTACCTCCGCAGGCACCTCAGCCTGCAGGCCGATGGCAAACCTTTACAGATCCGCTACCTCGGCTACGAAATCTCTGAAGACGCCACCTGGTGCTTTTTGGAATGCGCGCCCCTCGCGCCGTTCAAAAAACTCGATCTGCGCAACGACGTGCTCTATGCCGAGCACGATACCCAAAGCCACATGATCCATGTGATCGTGAACGGTCGCCGGCAAAGCACGAAGCTGGACAATCCCTCGCCCAGTGCTACTTTCAACTTTTAA
- a CDS encoding M1 family metallopeptidase, with protein sequence MTIRSILGCLLVAAPLATLAQNPGSNHGNRFEQLGTLLSDPNMYRSASGVPGPKYWQQRADYDITAELDEAQRRLIGSETVTYYNNSPDPLTYIWLQLDENEHDPKSDNNSFDGSTMKDRMSSREIGRLLGMEQGHGVNITKVTDASGKPLPYTINQTMMRIEMPQTLAPGAKIVFKIDWWYKIPNRMTIGGRGGYEHFAADGNDLYTMAQWYPRLAVYSDFQGWQNKQFTGRGEFALTFGNFKVKMTVPADHVVGATGECRNYKEMLTPAQFQRWQQAQKAAEPLEIVTLAEAQEAMKGKSTRKKTWIYEATNVRDFAWVASRRLVWDAMGVNIEGKPVMAMSYYGPEAYPLYRRYSTKVVAHTLRSYSNHTIPYPYPVAISVEAANGMEYPMICFNYGRAEADGTYSETTKNGMIGVIIHEVGHNFFPMIVNSDERQWTWMDEGLNTFCQFMAEQEWDSNFPSRRGPAHHIVEYMSMPKDKLEPVMSNSENIIMFGPNAYAKPATALNILRETVMGRELFDYAFREYARRWAFKHPTPADFFRTMEDASAVDLDWFWRGWFFGTEPVDISIDSVKWYRMDAKDPAENNKAAEAAALRENTHIAQTRNKAEGMKYVVDQDTSLQDFYSKWDRYAVTPAQSAAYQQMKASLTPEEKKRYESKKNFYEVTFKNIGGNVMPVIVEWTFADGTKEVDRISAYIWRHNEQEVTKVFAKDKQVVSVQLDPYRETADIDESNNSWPRQATPSRFELFKSERAARGTSTGGNPMQQARQ encoded by the coding sequence ATGACGATACGTTCCATCTTAGGATGCCTCCTGGTAGCCGCGCCGCTCGCAACGCTGGCGCAGAACCCGGGCTCCAATCACGGCAACCGCTTCGAACAACTGGGCACCCTGCTGAGCGATCCCAACATGTACCGCTCCGCTTCCGGCGTTCCAGGACCGAAATACTGGCAACAACGCGCGGATTACGATATCACCGCCGAGCTCGACGAAGCGCAGCGCCGCCTCATCGGCTCGGAAACCGTGACGTATTATAACAATTCCCCCGACCCGCTTACTTACATCTGGCTCCAGCTCGACGAAAATGAGCATGACCCGAAGTCGGACAACAACAGCTTCGACGGCAGCACGATGAAAGACCGGATGAGCAGCCGCGAAATCGGCCGTTTACTGGGCATGGAGCAAGGGCATGGGGTGAATATCACCAAAGTGACCGACGCCTCCGGGAAACCGCTGCCATACACCATCAATCAAACCATGATGCGCATCGAAATGCCGCAAACGCTGGCGCCGGGCGCGAAAATTGTGTTTAAAATAGACTGGTGGTATAAGATCCCCAACCGCATGACCATTGGCGGAAGGGGCGGTTACGAGCATTTCGCGGCCGATGGAAATGACCTGTACACCATGGCGCAGTGGTACCCCCGCCTCGCCGTGTATTCCGACTTCCAGGGATGGCAGAACAAACAGTTCACCGGCCGCGGCGAATTCGCCCTCACCTTCGGGAACTTTAAAGTGAAAATGACCGTTCCGGCGGATCATGTGGTAGGCGCAACCGGGGAATGCCGGAACTATAAAGAAATGCTCACCCCTGCACAGTTCCAGCGCTGGCAGCAGGCACAGAAGGCAGCGGAACCACTAGAGATCGTGACCCTCGCAGAAGCGCAGGAAGCCATGAAAGGCAAATCCACCCGCAAAAAAACCTGGATCTACGAAGCCACCAACGTACGCGATTTCGCGTGGGTTGCCTCCCGCAGGCTCGTGTGGGACGCCATGGGCGTTAACATCGAAGGCAAACCTGTGATGGCTATGAGCTACTACGGCCCCGAAGCCTATCCGCTCTACCGCCGCTATTCCACTAAAGTAGTCGCTCACACGCTGCGTTCCTACTCGAACCATACCATTCCATACCCTTATCCCGTTGCCATTTCCGTGGAAGCGGCCAACGGTATGGAATACCCCATGATCTGCTTCAACTACGGCCGTGCGGAAGCGGACGGCACGTACAGCGAAACCACGAAAAACGGTATGATCGGCGTGATCATCCACGAAGTAGGCCACAACTTCTTCCCTATGATCGTCAATTCCGATGAACGCCAGTGGACCTGGATGGACGAAGGGCTCAATACTTTTTGCCAGTTCATGGCCGAACAGGAGTGGGACAGCAACTTCCCTTCGCGCCGCGGCCCCGCGCACCACATCGTGGAATACATGAGCATGCCGAAAGACAAGCTGGAACCCGTGATGAGCAATTCCGAAAACATCATCATGTTCGGTCCCAACGCCTACGCCAAACCCGCCACGGCACTGAATATCCTCCGCGAAACCGTGATGGGCCGCGAACTGTTCGACTACGCCTTCCGGGAATATGCCCGCCGATGGGCTTTCAAACATCCCACCCCGGCCGATTTCTTCCGCACGATGGAAGATGCCTCCGCCGTGGACCTGGATTGGTTCTGGCGCGGCTGGTTCTTCGGCACCGAACCGGTAGATATCTCGATCGACAGCGTAAAATGGTACCGGATGGATGCGAAAGATCCCGCCGAAAACAATAAAGCCGCCGAAGCCGCCGCCCTCCGTGAAAACACGCACATCGCGCAAACGCGGAATAAAGCCGAAGGCATGAAATACGTGGTGGACCAGGATACCAGCCTGCAGGACTTCTACAGCAAATGGGACCGCTACGCTGTAACGCCCGCCCAGTCGGCCGCTTACCAGCAAATGAAGGCCAGCCTTACGCCCGAAGAAAAGAAGCGCTACGAAAGCAAAAAGAACTTCTACGAAGTAACATTCAAAAATATCGGCGGCAACGTGATGCCCGTTATCGTGGAATGGACTTTCGCCGACGGCACAAAGGAAGTGGACCGCATTTCCGCATACATCTGGCGCCACAACGAACAGGAAGTGACGAAAGTGTTTGCGAAAGACAAACAAGTGGTGTCCGTGCAACTCGATCCCTACCGCGAAACCGCGGATATCGACGAGTCCAACAACAGCTGGCCCCGCCAGGCCACGCCTTCCCGGTTCGAGCTGTTCAAGTCGGAACGCGCGGCGCGGGGTACTTCCACCGGCGGCAACCCGATGCAACAGGCACGCCAATAA
- a CDS encoding HupE/UreJ family protein, whose amino-acid sequence MQEFSLYFEEGWQHIADLGGYDHILFIMALCAVYLMKDWKKVLILVTAFTLGHSITLALSVLGIVRVSTDLIEFLIPVTIVLTALGNVIRGGKEPARANWNYFFAIFFGLIHGLGFSNYLRSMLGSQADILQPLLAFNLGLEFGQLIIVTIVLLLSQLIIRFSRASRRDWTLFLSAAIFGVAFVMSIERFALLLEK is encoded by the coding sequence ATGCAGGAGTTCAGCTTGTATTTCGAGGAAGGCTGGCAACATATAGCAGATCTCGGAGGATACGACCACATTTTGTTTATCATGGCGCTTTGTGCCGTTTACCTGATGAAAGACTGGAAGAAAGTGCTCATCCTGGTGACGGCTTTCACGCTCGGGCATTCGATTACCCTGGCGCTCAGTGTGCTCGGCATCGTAAGGGTGTCTACCGACCTTATAGAATTCCTTATCCCGGTAACGATTGTGTTGACGGCGCTGGGAAATGTAATCCGGGGAGGCAAGGAACCGGCGCGCGCTAACTGGAATTACTTTTTCGCGATTTTTTTCGGGTTGATCCACGGGCTGGGGTTCTCCAACTACCTCCGCAGCATGCTGGGCTCGCAGGCCGATATCCTGCAGCCGCTACTGGCCTTTAACCTGGGCCTCGAATTCGGGCAGTTGATCATTGTAACAATCGTGCTCCTCCTTTCCCAGCTGATCATCCGCTTCAGCAGGGCTTCGCGCCGCGACTGGACGCTGTTCCTCTCCGCCGCGATCTTCGGGGTGGCATTCGTAATGAGTATAGAAAGATTTGCATTATTACTGGAAAAATAG
- a CDS encoding SPFH domain-containing protein, with protein sequence MAAILAVLFIFVSKGIMIVNPNHARVLTFFGSYVGSVKQNGLLWINPLFRSQRISLRANNLNGQTLKVNDKMGNPIEIAAVIVWQVSDTYKAMFEVEGYQQYVQIQSEAAVRHLATTCPYEQMEDETAEITLRDGGERVNELLEKELNERLFAAGITVREARISHLAYAPEIAGAMLQRQQATAIVAARSKIVEGAVGMVEMALEQLSRKQLVTLDEERKAAMVSNLMVVLCGEKSATPVLNTGSLYA encoded by the coding sequence ATGGCCGCCATACTGGCCGTCCTGTTTATATTCGTATCGAAAGGCATCATGATCGTGAACCCCAACCACGCGCGGGTGCTCACTTTCTTCGGCAGTTACGTGGGCAGCGTAAAGCAGAACGGCCTGTTATGGATCAACCCGCTCTTCCGTTCGCAACGCATCTCGCTCCGCGCCAATAACCTGAACGGGCAAACGCTCAAAGTGAACGACAAGATGGGCAACCCCATCGAGATCGCCGCCGTGATCGTATGGCAGGTAAGCGACACCTACAAAGCGATGTTCGAAGTGGAAGGGTACCAGCAATACGTCCAGATTCAAAGTGAAGCCGCCGTGCGCCACCTGGCCACCACCTGCCCGTATGAGCAGATGGAAGACGAAACCGCTGAAATCACCCTGCGCGACGGCGGGGAAAGGGTAAATGAATTGCTGGAAAAAGAACTGAACGAGCGCCTCTTCGCCGCGGGCATCACCGTTCGCGAAGCACGCATCAGCCACCTCGCCTACGCCCCCGAAATCGCCGGCGCCATGTTGCAGCGCCAGCAAGCCACCGCCATTGTTGCCGCCCGCTCCAAAATCGTGGAAGGCGCAGTTGGCATGGTGGAAATGGCGCTCGAACAACTCTCCCGCAAACAACTCGTTACCCTCGACGAAGAACGCAAAGCCGCCATGGTCAGCAATCTCATGGTCGTGCTCTGTGGCGAAAAGTCCGCCACGCCCGTCCTCAACACCGGATCATTATACGCATAA
- the acpS gene encoding holo-ACP synthase: protein MKGLGTDIVEVDRIAEKLGKNQGFRELVFSPLEIAYCEKQANKYESYAARFAAKEAFLKALGTGWAGSGMQFNEIEVRNNEAGKPELFLTGNAAPLMEGKQVLLSLSHVKSVAMATVVIL, encoded by the coding sequence ATGAAAGGCCTGGGAACAGATATCGTTGAAGTAGACCGCATCGCGGAGAAGCTCGGGAAGAATCAGGGCTTCCGCGAGCTGGTGTTTTCTCCGCTTGAGATCGCGTATTGCGAGAAACAGGCCAACAAATACGAAAGCTACGCCGCCAGGTTCGCTGCCAAGGAAGCCTTCCTCAAAGCCCTCGGCACCGGGTGGGCAGGCAGCGGCATGCAATTCAACGAGATCGAAGTACGGAACAACGAAGCCGGCAAACCCGAGCTGTTCCTCACCGGCAACGCCGCCCCGCTCATGGAAGGCAAACAGGTATTGCTGTCGCTTTCCCATGTGAAATCCGTGGCCATGGCAACCGTGGTCATCCTTTAA
- a CDS encoding RNA polymerase sigma-70 factor: MYHSFTDEQLLSLLRNGDAGAFNAIYERYSRPLYLYILSKTDKGETSKDVLQDLFTTLWEKRQALDIHLSLRSYLYQCVRHKIIDLYRKDATYRKYLQQLIEHFDAQPHNISETYDYKAKAAEVFEAINRLPEKMKEIFMLSRFENLTIEQIATRLELSQQTVKNQISKALKILRTHYTQTDLLTVAVVLSLLP, translated from the coding sequence ATGTACCATAGCTTTACAGACGAGCAATTGTTATCCCTTTTGCGGAATGGAGACGCAGGTGCGTTCAATGCCATCTACGAGCGGTACAGCAGGCCGTTGTACCTTTACATTCTCAGCAAGACGGATAAGGGTGAAACCAGCAAGGACGTGCTGCAAGACCTCTTCACTACGCTATGGGAAAAGCGCCAGGCGCTGGACATTCATTTGTCGCTGCGGTCCTATCTCTACCAATGCGTGCGCCATAAAATCATCGACTTATACCGGAAAGACGCTACCTACCGCAAATACCTCCAGCAACTCATCGAGCATTTCGACGCGCAGCCCCATAATATTTCCGAAACTTACGACTACAAAGCCAAAGCTGCAGAAGTTTTCGAAGCCATCAACCGCCTTCCTGAAAAAATGAAGGAGATTTTCATGCTGAGCCGGTTCGAGAATTTGACGATAGAACAGATCGCCACCCGGCTGGAATTATCGCAGCAAACCGTTAAGAATCAAATCTCCAAAGCCCTCAAGATACTCCGCACCCATTACACGCAAACCGACCTGCTGACGGTGGCGGTGGTGCTCTCCCTGCTCCCCTGA
- a CDS encoding AMP-binding protein, giving the protein MYIPDIELQNHAAIRQFQNKELQHLVGYLRQFSPFYREWFAANNIDTDAIRSVDDLQQLPTVSKEDLQQRNWDFLCVDKSKIAEYTSTSGTLGRPVIIPLTDKDLDRLSYNEFISFSCAGGTDEDIYQLMLTLDRQFMAGMAYYNGIRKLGAGVLRVGPGVPSLQWENIRRIQPTVIVAVPSFILKLIAFAEEHGIDINESTVKKAVCIGENIRNTDFSYNVLGKKITDKWNIDLFSTYASTEMQTAFTECRQGRGGHHHPELLIVELLDDQDSPVPPGAPGEVTITTLGVEAMPLLRYKTGDICQYDETPCSCGRQTLRLSPVIGRRKQMIKYKGTTLYPPALYDLLSDMEDVREFVVEVFSNEIGTDEILLHLHPREESEDGDRRIKSYLQAKLRVIPQVRYCAMPEILKMQFPEGSRKPVKFIDNRK; this is encoded by the coding sequence ATGTACATACCCGACATAGAATTACAAAATCACGCCGCCATCCGGCAATTCCAAAACAAGGAGCTGCAGCACCTCGTGGGCTATCTCCGCCAGTTTTCCCCTTTCTACCGCGAATGGTTCGCCGCCAACAATATCGATACCGACGCCATCCGCTCGGTTGATGATCTGCAACAGCTGCCAACCGTTTCGAAGGAAGACCTGCAGCAACGGAACTGGGATTTTCTTTGTGTCGATAAAAGCAAGATCGCCGAGTACACCTCCACTTCCGGCACCCTGGGCCGCCCCGTGATCATCCCGCTCACGGATAAGGACCTCGACCGCCTCAGCTACAACGAGTTCATCTCCTTCAGCTGCGCCGGCGGCACCGACGAGGACATCTACCAGCTCATGCTCACGCTCGACCGGCAGTTCATGGCCGGGATGGCTTACTACAACGGCATCCGCAAACTCGGTGCGGGCGTGCTGCGCGTGGGCCCGGGCGTGCCTTCGTTGCAATGGGAGAATATCCGGCGCATCCAGCCCACGGTGATCGTGGCGGTGCCGTCGTTCATCCTGAAACTCATTGCTTTCGCGGAAGAGCACGGGATCGACATCAACGAATCCACCGTGAAAAAGGCCGTTTGTATCGGCGAGAATATCCGCAACACGGATTTTTCGTATAACGTGCTGGGCAAGAAGATTACGGACAAATGGAACATCGATCTTTTCTCCACATACGCATCTACCGAGATGCAGACAGCCTTCACCGAATGCCGCCAGGGCAGGGGAGGGCACCATCATCCCGAACTGCTTATCGTTGAACTGCTCGACGACCAGGACAGCCCCGTTCCTCCCGGCGCGCCCGGCGAGGTGACCATTACCACCCTCGGCGTGGAAGCCATGCCCCTGCTGCGCTACAAGACCGGTGATATTTGCCAGTACGACGAAACGCCCTGCAGTTGCGGCCGGCAAACGTTGCGGCTGTCGCCCGTAATCGGCCGCCGCAAGCAGATGATCAAGTACAAGGGCACAACGCTTTATCCGCCCGCGCTCTACGACCTGCTGAGCGATATGGAAGACGTGAGGGAATTTGTGGTGGAAGTGTTCTCCAACGAAATCGGCACCGACGAAATCCTGTTGCACCTGCACCCCCGCGAGGAGTCGGAAGACGGCGACCGGCGGATCAAGTCCTATCTCCAGGCAAAGCTCCGCGTGATCCCACAGGTGCGTTACTGCGCCATGCCGGAGATATTGAAAATGCAGTTCCCCGAGGGCAGCCGCAAGCCAGTCAAATTTATCGACAACCGGAAATAA